One genomic window of Proteobacteria bacterium CG1_02_64_396 includes the following:
- a CDS encoding phage antirepressor protein, translating into MSNIKLFESKHIRSAWDEATQRWYFAIVDVVAALSESENPQVYWRVLKKRLLAEGNETVTACNALKMTAADGKQRLTDVADTEQLLRLIQSIPSPKAEPFKRWLAQVGYERLEEIENPELAAARMRELYKAKGYSDEWIEKRVRGIAIRDELTHEWQKRGVKEQREYAILTAEISRATFGMTPAEYKTFKSLDKPADNLRDHMNDLELIFTMLGEASTTEIARNKDAQGYGENREAAVAGGAVAGRARRDLEKKSGKRVASPENYKALPEAVARKKLKKKEA; encoded by the coding sequence ATGAGCAACATCAAGTTGTTCGAGTCCAAGCACATCCGTTCGGCCTGGGACGAAGCCACCCAACGCTGGTACTTTGCCATTGTCGATGTCGTCGCAGCCTTGAGCGAAAGCGAGAACCCGCAGGTCTACTGGCGGGTGCTCAAGAAGCGCCTGCTGGCCGAGGGCAATGAAACCGTTACAGCTTGTAACGCCTTGAAGATGACCGCAGCCGATGGCAAGCAGCGTCTGACCGACGTGGCGGATACCGAGCAATTGCTTCGGCTCATTCAGTCCATCCCCTCCCCCAAAGCCGAGCCGTTCAAACGCTGGCTGGCCCAGGTGGGCTACGAGCGGCTGGAAGAAATCGAAAACCCCGAACTGGCCGCCGCACGTATGCGCGAGTTGTACAAAGCCAAGGGCTACAGCGACGAATGGATCGAAAAGCGGGTGCGCGGCATCGCCATCCGCGACGAACTGACCCACGAATGGCAGAAGCGCGGCGTCAAGGAGCAGCGCGAATACGCCATCCTTACCGCCGAAATCAGCCGCGCCACCTTTGGCATGACCCCCGCCGAATACAAAACCTTCAAGAGTCTCGACAAGCCCGCCGACAACCTGCGCGACCACATGAACGATCTGGAACTGATCTTCACCATGCTGGGCGAAGCCTCCACCACCGAGATTGCTCGTAATAAAGACGCGCAAGGCTACGGCGAGAACCGCGAAGCGGCCGTGGCGGGCGGCGCGGTGGCCGGACGGGCACGCCGCGACCTGGAGAAAAAATCCGGCAAGCGCGTCGCCAGCCCGGAAAACTACAAAGCCTTGCCCGAAGCCGTGGCACGCAAAAAGCTGAAGAAGAAGGAAGCCTGA
- a CDS encoding ferritin, whose translation MIEPPSAIEGVLTREALIELLNEDLRLEYTAMIQYIQHSAVMKGAQYRSIQQELVVHAAEEHQHALLLANEIDYLGGTPAVDVRHVVTSEDQVAMLQQDLVGEKVAITRYKERMKQAEALGEYALKRVLEDILTQEQEHERDILDALG comes from the coding sequence ATGATCGAGCCCCCCTCGGCAATCGAAGGGGTGCTAACCCGAGAGGCGTTGATCGAGCTACTCAATGAAGACCTGCGCCTGGAATACACCGCGATGATCCAGTACATCCAGCATTCGGCGGTGATGAAGGGGGCGCAGTACCGCAGCATTCAGCAAGAATTGGTGGTCCACGCCGCCGAGGAGCACCAACACGCCCTGCTTCTAGCCAACGAGATCGACTACCTGGGGGGTACCCCCGCCGTCGATGTTCGGCATGTCGTGACCTCTGAAGATCAGGTCGCCATGCTCCAGCAGGATTTGGTCGGCGAAAAGGTTGCCATCACCCGCTATAAAGAGCGGATGAAACAGGCCGAGGCGCTGGGGGAATACGCCCTCAAACGGGTCTTGGAGGACATCCTGACCCAAGAGCAGGAACACGAACGGGACATCCTCGACGCGCTGGGGTAA
- a CDS encoding tRNA (uridine(34)/cytosine(34)/5-carboxymethylaminomethyluridine(34)-2'-O)-methyltransferase TrmL (member of the SPOUT superfamily of RNA methyltransferases) yields MPAPCPLHIILYQPEIPPNTGNIVRLCRVTGATLHLIHPLGFSWDDKQLKRAGLDYWREVAIHHHDDWQEFHRAFNGRVLAATTKTERSLFEVRFQPGDGLLFGPESRGLPPEQIEGADSAFRIPMVDDVRSLNLSSAAAVGLYTAWHQLGGV; encoded by the coding sequence GTGCCCGCCCCCTGCCCCCTCCACATCATCCTCTACCAACCCGAGATCCCCCCCAACACCGGCAATATCGTGCGGCTGTGCCGGGTCACCGGCGCCACCCTGCATCTGATCCATCCGCTGGGGTTTTCTTGGGACGACAAGCAGCTCAAGCGGGCGGGGCTCGACTACTGGCGGGAGGTGGCGATTCATCACCATGACGACTGGCAGGAGTTTCATAGGGCGTTCAATGGGCGGGTGCTGGCGGCGACAACCAAGACCGAGCGCTCCCTGTTCGAAGTTCGGTTTCAGCCGGGGGACGGACTGCTCTTCGGCCCCGAAAGCCGGGGGCTGCCGCCCGAGCAAATCGAAGGTGCCGACTCCGCCTTTCGCATCCCAATGGTGGATGACGTGCGCTCGTTGAACCTTTCTTCGGCGGCGGCGGTGGGGCTCTATACCGCTTGGCATCAACTTGGCGGGGTTTAA
- a CDS encoding restriction endonuclease, with the protein MDPFFEQPILNSPYESPSRHWELDEHGQPTQRTIEQRRSAEFVTPIPKPKKRKGGEGNYLALDEGFGLSTQDQRYEHTGLINALREEVAQWRQLPPAHWRVTPETARLLQHWRHHPFGGVRPFFCQVEAAETAIWLTEVAPQSGKTGERFLRHLEESSQAANPDLLRLALKLATGAGKTTVMAMLIAWQTLNAVRRPNSRKFTRGFLIVTPGITIKDRLRVLQPNDPDSYYKSRELVPGDMMGDLERAKIVITNYHAFKLRERMPLSKGGRLLLQGRGGEALDTLESEGQMIQRVMPELMGMKNILVINDEAHHCYREKPNHDDEKLKGDEKREAEENNEAARLWISGLEAVNRKLGLSRVIDLSATPFFLRGSGYAEGTLFPWTLSDFSLMDAIECGIVKLPRVPVADNIPGAEVPVFRNLWEHIRKDMPKKGRGKAEGLDPLKLPTRLQTALEALYGHYKKTYDLWEQAGIQVPPCFIVVCNNTSTSKLVYDYISGFQRLNDDGSSKLENGRLPLFRNFDEHGNPLGRPKTLLIDSEQLESGEALDNSFRGIAADEIERFRREIIERTGDPRAADTITDAALLREVMNTVGKAGRLGDSIRCVVSVSMLTEGWDASTVTHVLGVRAFGTQLLCEQVIGRALRRQSYELNEAGLFNVEYADVLGIPFDFTAKPVVAPPQPPRETIQVRAIRPDRDALEIRFPRVQGYRVELPEERLTAGFNADSVLELTPDLVGPSITRNAGIIGQDVDLNLVHTGDMRHSTLLFHLTQRLIYTRWRDPGEEPKLYLFGQLKRIAKQWLDTCLVCKGGTYPAQLMYQALADVACERITAGITRALIGERPIKAVLDPYNPTGTTAHVNFSTAKKDRWQTDARRCHLNWVILDSGWEGEFCRVAEAHPQVRAYVKNHNLGLEVPYRYGSEMRTYLPDFVVLVDDGHGEDDLLHLVVEVKGYRREDAKEKKATMETYWVPGVNNLKQYGRWAFAEFTEVWQMQDDFAAKVEAEFSKMIGRVVDGS; encoded by the coding sequence ATGGATCCGTTCTTCGAGCAACCCATCCTCAACTCCCCCTACGAGTCTCCCTCCCGGCATTGGGAGTTGGATGAGCACGGCCAACCAACCCAGCGGACCATTGAGCAACGGCGGAGTGCAGAATTCGTCACCCCCATTCCCAAACCCAAAAAGCGCAAAGGGGGGGAGGGAAATTACCTGGCGTTGGATGAAGGATTTGGGCTGTCCACCCAGGACCAGCGTTACGAACACACCGGTTTGATCAACGCCCTGCGTGAAGAGGTGGCGCAGTGGCGGCAATTGCCCCCGGCCCACTGGCGAGTGACCCCCGAAACAGCCCGATTGCTCCAGCATTGGCGACACCACCCGTTTGGGGGTGTGCGCCCATTCTTTTGCCAGGTAGAGGCGGCGGAAACCGCCATTTGGCTGACCGAAGTTGCCCCCCAAAGTGGAAAAACCGGGGAACGGTTTTTGCGCCATCTGGAAGAGTCCAGCCAAGCAGCCAATCCCGATTTACTGCGTTTGGCCCTCAAGCTGGCCACCGGTGCAGGCAAAACCACCGTGATGGCCATGCTCATCGCTTGGCAAACCCTCAATGCCGTCCGACGCCCCAACAGCCGCAAATTCACCCGTGGGTTTTTGATCGTTACCCCCGGCATCACCATCAAGGACCGCCTGCGCGTCCTTCAGCCCAACGACCCGGACAGCTACTACAAGAGCCGCGAGCTGGTGCCCGGCGACATGATGGGCGACCTGGAACGGGCCAAGATCGTCATCACCAACTATCACGCCTTCAAACTGCGCGAACGTATGCCCCTGTCCAAGGGCGGTAGGCTGCTGCTGCAAGGCCGTGGCGGCGAAGCACTCGATACGTTGGAATCCGAAGGCCAGATGATCCAGAGGGTCATGCCGGAGTTGATGGGCATGAAGAACATCCTGGTCATCAACGACGAGGCTCATCACTGCTACCGGGAGAAACCCAACCACGACGACGAAAAGCTGAAAGGGGACGAGAAAAGGGAGGCGGAAGAAAACAACGAAGCAGCCCGTCTGTGGATTTCCGGTTTGGAGGCCGTCAACCGCAAGCTGGGCCTTAGCCGGGTGATCGACCTATCCGCCACCCCCTTCTTTCTGCGTGGTTCCGGTTATGCCGAGGGCACCCTGTTCCCCTGGACCCTCAGCGATTTCTCGCTGATGGACGCCATCGAATGCGGCATCGTCAAACTGCCGCGTGTGCCGGTGGCCGACAACATCCCCGGCGCCGAAGTGCCGGTGTTCCGCAACCTGTGGGAACACATCCGCAAAGACATGCCCAAGAAGGGGCGCGGCAAGGCCGAAGGACTCGACCCGCTTAAGTTGCCGACCCGCCTGCAAACCGCCCTCGAAGCCCTCTACGGCCATTACAAGAAAACCTACGATTTGTGGGAGCAGGCTGGAATCCAAGTGCCGCCCTGCTTCATCGTGGTTTGCAACAACACCTCGACCTCCAAGCTGGTGTACGACTACATCTCTGGCTTCCAGCGGCTAAACGACGATGGCAGCAGCAAGCTGGAGAACGGTCGGCTCCCACTGTTCCGCAACTTTGATGAACACGGCAATCCACTCGGCCGCCCCAAAACCCTGCTCATCGACAGCGAACAACTGGAATCCGGCGAGGCTTTGGATAACAGCTTCCGGGGCATAGCCGCTGACGAAATCGAGCGCTTCCGCCGCGAGATCATCGAACGCACCGGCGACCCGCGTGCGGCCGACACCATCACCGACGCGGCCTTGCTGCGCGAGGTCATGAACACCGTCGGCAAGGCTGGCCGACTGGGCGACTCCATTCGCTGCGTGGTTTCGGTCTCCATGCTGACCGAAGGCTGGGACGCCAGCACCGTCACCCACGTCCTGGGCGTGCGCGCCTTCGGCACCCAGTTGCTGTGCGAACAGGTCATTGGCCGCGCCTTGCGCCGCCAGTCTTACGAACTCAACGAGGCAGGGCTGTTCAACGTCGAATACGCCGACGTTCTCGGCATTCCCTTCGACTTCACCGCCAAACCGGTGGTCGCGCCGCCGCAACCGCCGCGCGAAACCATCCAGGTCAGGGCCATCCGTCCCGACCGCGACGCTCTTGAAATCCGCTTCCCCCGCGTCCAGGGCTACCGGGTGGAACTCCCGGAAGAACGCCTCACCGCCGGGTTCAACGCCGACTCCGTGCTGGAACTGACCCCCGATCTGGTTGGCCCCTCCATCACCCGCAACGCTGGCATCATCGGCCAGGATGTGGACCTGAACCTGGTCCACACCGGCGACATGCGCCATTCCACGCTGCTGTTTCACCTCACCCAGCGCCTGATCTACACCCGGTGGCGCGACCCCGGCGAGGAACCCAAGCTCTACCTGTTCGGCCAACTCAAACGCATCGCCAAACAATGGCTGGACACCTGTTTGGTTTGCAAAGGCGGCACCTACCCGGCCCAGCTCATGTATCAGGCCCTGGCCGACGTGGCTTGCGAACGCATCACCGCTGGCATCACCCGAGCGCTGATTGGTGAGCGCCCCATCAAAGCCGTGCTTGATCCGTACAACCCCACCGGCACCACCGCCCACGTTAACTTCAGCACTGCGAAGAAAGACCGCTGGCAGACCGACGCCCGCCGCTGCCACCTCAACTGGGTCATTCTCGATAGCGGTTGGGAAGGCGAGTTTTGCCGCGTCGCCGAAGCCCATCCGCAGGTACGCGCCTATGTGAAGAACCACAACCTGGGGCTGGAGGTGCCGTACCGCTATGGCTCCGAAATGCGCACCTACCTGCCCGACTTCGTCGTTCTTGTAGACGACGGCCATGGCGAGGATGACCTGCTGCACCTTGTGGTCGAGGTCAAAGGCTACCGGCGCGAAGACGCCAAGGAGAAGAAAGCCACGATGGAAACCTACTGGGTGCCGGGGGTGAACAACCTCAAGCAATACGGCCGCTGGGCCTTCGCCGAGTTCACCGAGGTCTGGCAGATGCAGGACGACTTCGCCGCGAAGGTGGAGGCCGAATTCAGCAAGATGATCGGGCGGGTGGTGGATGGAAGCTGA